Genomic segment of Pseudomonadota bacterium:
GCGATCCGATGATCTATGGCCCCGATGCCTGGGCCCTGACCGAACTTGCCGATCTCGATACCGAGGTGGTCCCCGGCCTGAGCTGCTTCAACGCCGCCAACGCCGCCCTGCGGGCCGGGGTCACCGAAGGCCGACACAGTCATTCGGTGATTTTCGCCTCCGGCTGGTCGGTCGGAGAGATGGCGGTGCACCAGAGCAGCATGGTGCTGTTTACGATGCGCACCGACTTCAAGAAATTCGTTGATACCCTGGGCCGCTCCTATGCGGCCGACACTCCGGTGGCCCTGGTCTGCAGTGCCGGTTATGCCGACCGGGAAAAGGTCATACACGGCACCCTGGGAACGATTCTCGAGCAGGTCGGCGGTGAGCGGCCGCCGTTTGAGTATCTGCTTTATATCGGGGATTTTCTGCGAGACAGCGTCGACTATCTGAATCGATGAGCCGGCGGCGGCTTTCCGACAGACACTCAAGATACCGCTGCCGGAAACGCCGAATGCTTACGGTAAAAGTTACATTAACCTTCGCATTTTGGAGATTTAAAAATGAGACGTAAACCCGTTTTTCTGCTGTGCTTAGTGATTCTGGGACTGGGATTGTTTGTCCGGCCGGTTCTGGCGCATAACCTCTGGCTCAATCCGGACAACTATTTTCCGGCGCTCGGCTCGACGGTCAGCATCGGGATCGGTTGGGGACATAAGTATCCCGCCGATCGTAACGACGAAAAACTCAAGGCAGGACGTCTCGAAGCGATTCAGGCCCTCGCCCCCGACGGGCGGGAAGTAGAACTGGAGAAGGTTTCCGAGACCGAATATCGCCTGAAAATCGACCAGGCCGGAGCTTACGTCGTCACGGCCCGGATCAAGCCCAGTTTTTTCACGATGACCCCCGAAGGACGCAAATGGGGCAACAAACAGGAAGTCGCCGATGCCGACAAATGCACCAATTTCCATCTCGAAGCCAAAACCGTGCTGCAGGCCGGCGCCGGCGCCCGTGACAGTCAACTGACCGGTCAGACCTTGGAGCTGCGGCCGCTCAGCGACCTGGCCGCTTTGAAGGCCGGGGATAAACTGGTCGTACAGCTATTCTATGCCGGCCAGCCCCTGGCCGGGGCGACCATTAACGCCACCGATGCCGGTTTTGTCGATGCGAGCGCGTCCAAGTCCGCCACCAAAGACGCTCATTCCGCCCATCATCATCCGGTGTCCGTGGTTACCGACAGCCAGGGTCGAGCCGAACTCACTCTGGCCCGCGCCGGTTACTGGCTTTTGCTGTTTTCCCACAAACCGCCTTATCAGGACACCACGATCTGCGATCAGTACCTGTATAACGTCACCTTCAGCTGCGAAGTGCGCTGATGAAAAAGGCGTTGAACGGGAAGGACCTGCGCCGCGAGATCGGCTGGTTTTCGGCGACCATTCTGGTGATCGCCAACATGATCGGCACCGGGATTTTCACGACCTCAGGCTTCATCATGGCCGAGCTTCAGGATGCCCGCGCCCTGCTCTTATGCTGGCTGGGCGGAGGTCTGTTCGCCCTCTGTGGCGCTCTCTGCTATGCCGAGCTGGGGGCCCGTTATCCCCAGGCCGGAGGTGAATATATCTTTCTGCGCGAGGCTTTCGGCAAGCTCCCGGCCTTTCTCTCCGGCTGGATTTCCCTGATTGTCGGCTTCTCGGCGCCGATCGCGGCCGCGGCCATGGCTTTGGCCGGCTATACCTTCCAGGCCGCGGCCCTGCCGACGGGTCGGGTTTTCAGTCTTCGACTGGGAGATTTTACCCTGGCAACCCTGTCCCGGCCAAATCTGCTGGCAATTGCAGCGATCTGTGTTTTCTCGCTGATCCATTACCACAGCTTGCGTCTCGGCAGTTGGGTGCAGAATTTTCTGACCCTGTTCAAGATCGTTCTGATTTTATTTTTTATCACCGCCGGTCTTTGCTCGGACCAGGGCTCCTTTCACCACTGCGAAGTTGTCGGCGGGCAGGCCTGGTCCGCCGGCAACTTCGCAGTGGCCCTGATTTTTGTCTCATTTTCCTACAGTGGCTGGAATGCCGCCGCCTATCTCGGCTCCGAGATTGTCAGACCCCAGCGCAACCTTCCCCGCGCCCTGATCGTCGGCACCCTGGTGGTGATGGTTTTTTACCTGCTGCTGAACACGGTCTATCTCTATGCCGTGCCCGCTCCGGAGATGGCCGGGGTCATGGAAATCGGGGCGCGGGCGGCGGCCAATCTCTTCGGGGTCAGCCACAGCCGCTGGTTCAGCGGGGCCGTGGCCCTGGGCATCCTTTCGGTCTTAAGCGCCATGATCATAACCGGGCCGCGGATCTACTATGCCATGGCCCGCGACGGCATCTTTTTCCCGGCATTCGGCAGTTTGAACCCCGAACACCGGACCCCGGCGGCGGCGATTTTTCTTCAGGCCGGGCTCGCCGCCCTGATGGTGCTTTCGGCCTCTTTCGAAACCCTGTTGATCTACATCGGCTTTACCTTGTCGTTGTTCGCCTCGCTGACGGTGATAGGACTCTTGCGGATTCGTCGGCGTGACGGCGTCCCGGCCGGCACCGGTTACCGCACCTGGGGCTATCCCGTTACCCCGTGGCTTTTCATCCTCGGCAACCTCTGGATTATCAGCTTTTCCGTATGTCACCGGCCGGTCGCGGCCCTGATCGGCTTTGGCACCATCGCCGCCGGCCTGATTATCTATCTCGGTTTTGCCCGGCGGCACGCATCAATTCAAATCGCCCGGGCAAAGACCTTTGCCCGAGAATAGTTGCATCGATATACATCTTCAGTTTGCCAACAACTCTACCCAGAAAAAGAGGAAACAATGAAACGAGAATACAACCCGTCAACCCGTCAACTGGCAACCGTTAATTATCAAGGAGGAGAAAACCATGTTTAAAAGTTGGATACTGCTAAATCATTGCAAATTAATGCGGGAGCGAGCCCCGCAATCCAAAGAGCCTTTACGGCCCGCAAATAAGTCCGCTTATCAGAACATTTTCCGGTTGTTGCTGTTGAAAAAAATGTTGAAAAAAAACAAAAACATGACCTGTAAGGTACTGATCGTCTGCGCGGCGCTGCTCCTGCCGCTCACCGCCGCCGGGCCGGGGGTCGCCGGGGAAGCTGCCGCCGGCGGCGAACCACCCGTTACCCTGGAGACGATGACCGTCAGGGATGTGTTGGCGGCCCCGACCCGGCAGGAGGGTGACCTGCTCTACACCGGTACCGAGGTCACCGCCGCCGGCATCGAGCTGGCCGGCAGCAAGGCCGCTTCCAGCGCTTTCGCCACCCTCGACATCCTGCCGGGCATCAACGTGGAGCTGAAAGATCCCTTCGGCATCAGCGGCGCGAATGTCCGCATCCGCGGGATTTCAAGCGCGAAAGTCGGAATGTCGGTCGAAGGCCTGCCGAACTACGGCATCATGGGCATCGGCCCGCGGGACTATCTCTACGACATGGAAAACATGGAGTCCATCGGTCTCTACAAGGGCGCCGCGCCGCCGGGGCTCGGCACTGGTGACGGCAACACCGGCGGCACCGTCGGTCTCAACTGGCGCCGGCCGACCGACGAGTTCGGCGCCATTCTGAGTCAGCAGATCGGTAACTACGATGCCCGGCGCAGTTTCCTGCGGCTCGATTCCGGTCAACTGCCCACCGGCACCGCCGGTTTTCTTTCTTATTCCTACAGCGAAGTCGACAAGTGGAAGGGCGCTGGCGATCTCGGGCCCCGGAATCACGTCACCGCCGGCCTCACCCAGACGCTGGGTGAGCGTTTCAAAATCGAGATATTCTACAATTACAACAACATAGAATCCCATGACTTCGATTCCCTGAGCTATGCCGAAACCAAAGCCCTCAAGCACACCTATCGCCGCGACTACAACCAACACCGCACCGGCAACCCGGTCCTCGACGCCGACTACTATGACTATCACCGGGGCGACTACGAAAACACCGAGTTCATGACCATCGCCAGCTTCACCGCCGCGCCGGGGCACGTCTTCAGCCTCAAACCTTACTATGCGCAAGAGGATAAATCGAATCTCGACGGCGCGGCCGACAAAGTAACCGACCTGGAACGCCTGGGCGCCGTCGGCGAGTACCGCGGTGAGATTGCCGGCTGCAGCATTTCCGCCGGCTACTGGTATGAGTCCCACGACCTACAGAAATACGTCCGGGCCAACCAGATCACCGCCACCGGCCGCGTCTACAAGGGCTGGAAATACCTGACCGAAAATGACGGCCACGGTGATATTCACAGCCCCTGGCTGCAGCTCAGCCGCCGCTTCGGCAACTTCAGCCTCCAGGCGGGAATCAAATACTTCTCCTATACCGAACCGGGCAGCACCGCTTACAAAGGCAGCGCCGCCGGCGGCACCCCGTCATCCTACCATGCCGCTCTGAACCACAACCAGGGTGAGGACTCCGACCTGAGCCTCAAGGAAATGACCTTTGACGAATGGCTGCCGAACCTGGCCCTGGGCTATCGGCTGACCCCCAAGCTGGAACTGTACGCCAACTATGGCCGCACCTACATGCGTCCCTACGCCTATGTGCCCCTGGCGACCACCTATGCCGGCAACCGGGCCGCCTTCAAAGCCGCCGGCATAACCCTGCAGAATATCTTCGATGAGTGGAAGATGGAAACCTCCGATAATTTCGATATCGGCTGCCGCTGGCGCGGCGAAAGGTTCGACTTCACCCCGTCCATTTTCTACGCCAAGCACCATGACCTGCTGGTCAACGCCTTCGACCCCCGGGTCGGGGTCAACTATGACCAGAACCTCGGCGACGCCACCGCCTGGGGCGCCGAGCTGGAATTCAACCTCTACCCCATCGACAACCTCGTTTTCTTTTTCAACCCGAGCTATACGAGACTCGAGTTCGACGACGACTTCGTACGCGGAACCACAGTGATCCAGGTCAAGGGCAATCAGTACCCCGACACCCCGAAAATGCTGGTCAAGGCGGGATTCCTCTGGACTATCGGCAGTCTGAAGGTGGCGCCGACGGTAAAATACGTCGGTCGGCGCTACAGTACCGCGCAACATACCGACCCGATTTCAGCCTACACCACCGCCGACCTGGCCCTGAGTTATACCCTGCCACGGTTTGCCTGGTGTAAAGAGCTGGCCGTCGGACTGGATATCAACAACCTGTTCGATAAAAAATACATCGGCGCCATCAGCGCTTCCGACGACGGCGACGGGGCCACCTATAATCCCGGCACGCCGTTTTCCGCCATCGCCTCGTTGAGCGCGAAGTTCTGAGACGTATAGGTTACGCCCTGAAGGGAAGTTAATTTGTGCTTCCGGAAGGCGTAACGCCCCAAAATCTGGCTCGTCCCGAAGTCGACCCGATTCTCGCATTGAATGTCTTATAACGTCTTCTAAGGAAAGGATCTGAAGCATGAGGTGGTGGTTACTGTATCTGTTACTTTGTCTGTCGATCCTGACCCATGCGCCCGCCGTCTGCTGGGCGCATGGGGTTGAGGGCTATCTGGAGAAGATTGAGGGAGTTTGCGCCTGGGCCAATTATGACGACGGCGAACCGATGGCCTACGCCGCCGTCGAGGTCAGGCTGGAGGGGGCCAAGTTAGCCTTTCAGACCGGGCGCACCGATCGCAACGGTTGTTTCCTTTTCCGTCCCGACGGCCCCGGTCGCTGGCAGGTAGTCGTCAACGACGGCATGGGTCACCGTCTGGCCCTCGCCTACGAAATGGCGCTGGATCCGACCGCCGTCCCGGCGGAGCCGCCAGCCCGCACCCATGACGGCTGTCTGACCCGAAGCCTCAAGATTATCACGGGGCCGGCCGTCATCTTCGGCCTCTGCGGTTTTTTCTACGGCTGGCGGGCCCGGCGCCACAACCTGCCCCAAAGAGAACGACAGCCGGAATCATAGCCCTCCGGCCGAGAAAAAACCGGTTTAAAGCACCGCCAGAACCCTTTGCGCCATATCAGGCAGTGAAACGATATAATCCACGCCCCCCAGACGCACGGCTTCCTTGGGCATGCCGTAAACCACGCTTGAGGCCTCGTCCTGGGCAAAGGTCACGGCGCCGGCCTGCTTCATCTCCAGCATGCCCTTTGCCCCATCGGAACCCATGCCGGTCAGAATCACCCCGATCGCGTTGGGCCCGACATAGCGGGCAACCGAACGAAATAAAGGATCGACCGCCGGGCGCTGATAGTGAATCATGGGCCCGGTCTTGACATTGACCAGATAACTGGCCCCGCTGCGGCGCATCAGCATATGCATGTTACCCGGAGCCAGCAAGGCCCGGCCGGGACGCACCACATCACCATCCTCGGCCTCCTTGACTTCTATCTGGCAGAGTTCGTTGAGCCGCTCGGCAAGAGCCCGGGTAAAATTGGCCGGCATATGCTGAACCATGACGATCCCCGGAGCGTTAGCCGGCAAACGCGTGAGAAAAGCCTTCAGCGCTTCCGTGCCTCCGGTCGAGGAACCGATCGCGATTACCTTGTTGGTCGTCTCGCTCAAGGCGGCCAGACATGTTCCTGTAAACCGACTCTGATCCACCTTGCGAGCCCGTTCCTTGACATCAATCAGGGCCGCCGCCCGGATTTTTTCGGCCAATTGCTGTCCCATCTCGCCGACGCTGTAGGCCTCACCGGGTTTCGCCAAAACCTCGACCGCCCCCGATTCGATGGCCTCGAGAGCAATCTTGCTGCCTTTACGGGTCAGGGAACTGACGATTATAACCGGCAAGGGGAAATGCTTCATCAACTTTCTCAAGAAAGTCAACCCGTCCATCCGCGGCATTTCAATGTCAAGCGTGATCACGTCAGGATGCAGGGCCAGAATCCTGTCCCGGGCGACATAGGGATCGGGAGCGGTCCCGACCACTTCGATATCGCTCTCCCGGGCCAGCTCGCGCGAGAAAACCTGGCGCACCATCGCCGAATCATCGACAATCAAAACCTTAATCATCGGAACGCGCCGGCTTTCCCGGGAATGACCCTGACCCCGACCAGCAGGACACCGTCTTCATCCCCGTAAGCAAATGTATCGACACAATCTTCAATTTCCGCCGTCGTCAAAGCCGTCCCGGTCAACATCGGAATCCCCAAATCAAAATCCGCATGCGGATCACAGTGATTAACCAGGTTACCGGCCACCATATTGGTAATCTCCTTGAGCACGTCCAGACGCTGCTCAAGACTCGGAGAACCTTCCTCAAGTCCGAGAAAATCACCGGCGACCTTGGTCAGAAGGCTTTCCTGGGCCAGCATTTCAAGTTCAAAACCAGATTCCGGCCCCCTGACCACGACTTTAGAGCCGACATAGCCTCCCCTTTGGGGCAGCGTTTCCACGGGAAGCTGCTCCAGAAAGACAAAAAACATAGTTTCCAGAACCTCAGAAATCACCTTCGTCAGGTTCAGACGAATCGTCTTGAGCACTTTCTCCCCCTAAAATACCAGTTAACAGCGCCTTAATATCTTCCGGGCGAAACGGTTTCTTTATGTATCCCGCCGCCCCCATGGCCAGTGCATCGGAAACAATCTCGTCTCGTGACTCAGTGGTAATCATAATCACCGGCAAAGAGGCGGTCATGGGATCCTCCTTGAGTTTACGAAGCAATTGCACGCCATCCATTCCCGGCATGTGAATATCGGTCAGCACCACATCCGTTCAGAAATCCTGAAGCAAGGCCAGAGCTTCAGCCCCGTTGCCGGCTTCCGCTATCTCACCGACATCAAAACCGGACATGGCTATCACCTTCTTGATAATTGCCCGCATTGACATTGAATCATCCACCACCAACACATTAAACGACATATTCGAACACTCCTAAATTACGACTGCCGAAAAACCAGACTCAGGCCCATCAGACACTGCCGACGCCAGCGATATCACAAGTTTTTTCCATCTCCATCTGAAAAAGCAAAACAAATTTTTCAAGATCCTTTTCGTCGAGCTTAAACCTTTGCAACAACAGGCCATGTCCACGACAGGCCAGGCCGTCAACCCCGGTACCATAACCGACCATCACCGTCAGGTTGTTGGCCAGAGCGACAATTTCCACCAGCAAACGAAATTCCAGGGGGGCGCGCTCAGGTTCATGATGAAAGGCAATCGCCGCGACAATCGCCTCCGGAAAGTCCCATTTTTCCGCAATCCGACCCCCGATCTCGGCATGATCGAAACCAAGAACCATCTTTTCCGCCTCCTGAAAAGAGCAGTTCCGGTTTTCCACGAGTTTCTCAATCGCACGATATTTTTCAATCACAAAGGAACTCAACACTACCTTGCCGACATCATGTAAAAGGGCGGCGGTAAAAAGCATGTTCTCATCGATTTTTATCCGCAGATGCTCGCGCAGGACCTTAGCCATGACCGCGGTGGCCAGAGCATGACGCCAGAGCTCATCGGCAAAAACCGTATAGCCTTCACTGGGGCGATCGAAAATCTTGCTGGCGGCTCCGGAAAGCAGTACTTGGCGCAACTGGTCGGCGCCAAGATAGACCACCGCTTCCTTCAGGGAAGAAACCTTGCGCGGCAGGCCGAAATAGGCTGAATTGCAAAGTTTCAGGACATTAACGGTCACCGCCTGATCCACCTTGAGAATATCAACCAGATTGGCGATCTCGTAATCGGGATCGGCCAGAGCGGCCAAGGCTTTCCGTACGACCTGGGGAAAAGGAGGCATTTCTTCGACCGCGGCAATGATCCGTTCCATCATAGTCATAACTCAACCATCCCTTTCTTGGAAATCTTCAGGTTGATGCGACCATCGGCGATCTGGAAATACATCGTCCGATTGCAGGCGCCGCCGACGTCTTCAGCCTCGATCATAACGTTATTCTTCCAGAAAATTTTACGTAAAATGGCATAATTGCGCTTGCCGATATTAAAAGTGCCACTGTCATCCATGATCTGGCTGCCGCCGGCGACCTTGACGATCATCCGCTTCTTGTCAGCGCCCAGGCCGTAGCATTGTTTGAAAAGCAGAGGAATCCCCTTATTGGCGAACATGGCCGGGTTCTTGATCGCTTTTTCTTCGTTGATGGATGAATCCGGCAGCATATAATGCAGCAGACCACCAACCCTGGCGACCGGATCGTAGACCGCAAGACCGATACATGAACCCAGTGAATAAGTAACCAGGGTATCTTCGAGATTGTTGCTGACCTTCAGGTCGGCAATTCCGACAGTCACCAGAGACATCAGCTCTTTTTCCTGTAGAGAGAGGGTTGAATGTACAGAAGGTCGTGTTTGATATTGGTCAGGCTTTCCGAATGACCGATCATCAGACAACCACCGGGTTTCAAAAAAAAGCTGAACTTACGAACCAGATCGGCCTGCGTCGAACGATCAAAATAGATCATGACATTACGACAAAAGATACAGTCAAAGCGCCCTTTAAACGGAAAATCCAGCATTAGATTCAGACGCGTGAATTTGATCAGGGCGGTAAGTTTTGCATCGACCCGATAACGACGGCCATCCCGGCCGGCGGTAAAATATTTCTTCAAAAGGGAGGCGGAAACGTTGCGCATGCGCTCGCGGTCATACACCCCATTGCGAGCATGCTCCAAAACGTTGGTGGAAAGATCGGTCGCCAGAATGCGGAAATCCCATTGTTCAATCGGCATATTCTCGGCAAAGGTGATCGCCAGGCTATAGGGTTCCTCACCGCTTGAGCATCCGGCCGACCAGATCCTGATCTTCTTTCCCAGAACCTGAGGTTCGGCAACCAAGGCCGGAATAACCTTTTGGGCAAGAAAATTAAAATGCTTATCCTCACGAAAAAAATAGGTTACATTGGTGGAAATGGCGTCAAGCAGATTAACGATTTCCTGTTCATTACCCCGACCGGCGTAGAGCAGTTCAAAGTAATCACCATAGTTTTCCAAGCCGAGGGAGCGTAAACGCTTGGCCAGTCGCGAGTGGACCAGGTCCCGCTTATTATCATTCAAGGTTATGCCGCAGCGACTGTAGACAAAATCACAAAACCGGGCAAAATCACTATCGCTTATTCTATCGGATCCAATCACCTTAAAGCCGCCCCTAAATCATCAAGCCTGTTTTCCACCCTTGAACCTGCTGCTCGACCCAAACAGGTTCATGATTCCTGACCATCCTCGAACACAGTTTCAAGAGAACAAACCAGATCAATATCCAGCAGAATAATCACTTTATTCTCAACCTTGCCAAGTCCCTGAATGCAGTCCCGGCTTATTCGGGCCGAAAAAACCGGAGCCTTTTCAATCTGCTCCTCTTTCAGATTGAGCACCGAATCAACCGCGTCCACCACCAGTCCCACGGCTACCGGACTAGCCTCGCCCGCAATTTCAACCACAACGATACAGGTGCGACCATCATGTTCCCGCGCCGGAAATTGAAAACGCAGCCGCAAATCAGCTACCGGAATAACCTTGCCCCGCAGATTGATAACTCCGAGGATATAATATTCCGCTCCGGGCAGGGCACCTTGGTGACTTCCTGCATACCGATAATTTCTCTGACCTTGAGAATATCAAGCCCATAGAGCTCATCGCCAAGAAAAAAAGTAAAAAATTTATGTTCCCTGGCGGAAAGGACATTACCCTGGCCAAACTCAGGTTGATCCGTCATAACTCAGACCCCTTAAATAAAAAACGTAACGGCAACGATACGCTGTGTTTTGCAGAAAAGCAGGCGGCCGTAAATCACCTGACCAGACCGGCCACATCAATAATCAGACCAACCCGGCCGTCCCCCATAATCGCCCCACCGGCAATCCCGGGCAGATTTTTCAAACGCTCGCCCAGGCTTTTAATAACTATTTCCTGTTTACCGACCAGCTCATCGACCTGCAGACAAAACTGAATATTTTCATGCTCGACCACCACCACCAGGGCCTCCCAGGGTTTGACGGAGCCGGGCTCGACGGCGAACACCTGATGCAGCCGCACCAAAGGCAACAGCTTATTCCGCACTCGGATCAACTCTCCCTGTCCCTACACCGTATGGTACTGCTCCGGCAGCGGCCGCAGGGACTCGACCACGTTCAAAGTGGGAATGATATAGCGTTCGTGACCCACCACCGCCACCATGCCGTCAATGATCGCCAGGGTTAACGGCACCTTGAGACTGACCACCGACCCCTGCCCCGCAATCGAATCAATTTTTACAATCCCG
This window contains:
- a CDS encoding amino acid permease, producing MKKALNGKDLRREIGWFSATILVIANMIGTGIFTTSGFIMAELQDARALLLCWLGGGLFALCGALCYAELGARYPQAGGEYIFLREAFGKLPAFLSGWISLIVGFSAPIAAAAMALAGYTFQAAALPTGRVFSLRLGDFTLATLSRPNLLAIAAICVFSLIHYHSLRLGSWVQNFLTLFKIVLILFFITAGLCSDQGSFHHCEVVGGQAWSAGNFAVALIFVSFSYSGWNAAAYLGSEIVRPQRNLPRALIVGTLVVMVFYLLLNTVYLYAVPAPEMAGVMEIGARAAANLFGVSHSRWFSGAVALGILSVLSAMIITGPRIYYAMARDGIFFPAFGSLNPEHRTPAAAIFLQAGLAALMVLSASFETLLIYIGFTLSLFASLTVIGLLRIRRRDGVPAGTGYRTWGYPVTPWLFILGNLWIISFSVCHRPVAALIGFGTIAAGLIIYLGFARRHASIQIARAKTFARE
- a CDS encoding chemotaxis response regulator protein-glutamate methylesterase gives rise to the protein MIKVLIVDDSAMVRQVFSRELARESDIEVVGTAPDPYVARDRILALHPDVITLDIEMPRMDGLTFLRKLMKHFPLPVIIVSSLTRKGSKIALEAIESGAVEVLAKPGEAYSVGEMGQQLAEKIRAAALIDVKERARKVDQSRFTGTCLAALSETTNKVIAIGSSTGGTEALKAFLTRLPANAPGIVMVQHMPANFTRALAERLNELCQIEVKEAEDGDVVRPGRALLAPGNMHMLMRRSGASYLVNVKTGPMIHYQRPAVDPLFRSVARYVGPNAIGVILTGMGSDGAKGMLEMKQAGAVTFAQDEASSVVYGMPKEAVRLGGVDYIVSLPDMAQRVLAVL
- a CDS encoding TonB-dependent receptor is translated as MFKSWILLNHCKLMRERAPQSKEPLRPANKSAYQNIFRLLLLKKMLKKNKNMTCKVLIVCAALLLPLTAAGPGVAGEAAAGGEPPVTLETMTVRDVLAAPTRQEGDLLYTGTEVTAAGIELAGSKAASSAFATLDILPGINVELKDPFGISGANVRIRGISSAKVGMSVEGLPNYGIMGIGPRDYLYDMENMESIGLYKGAAPPGLGTGDGNTGGTVGLNWRRPTDEFGAILSQQIGNYDARRSFLRLDSGQLPTGTAGFLSYSYSEVDKWKGAGDLGPRNHVTAGLTQTLGERFKIEIFYNYNNIESHDFDSLSYAETKALKHTYRRDYNQHRTGNPVLDADYYDYHRGDYENTEFMTIASFTAAPGHVFSLKPYYAQEDKSNLDGAADKVTDLERLGAVGEYRGEIAGCSISAGYWYESHDLQKYVRANQITATGRVYKGWKYLTENDGHGDIHSPWLQLSRRFGNFSLQAGIKYFSYTEPGSTAYKGSAAGGTPSSYHAALNHNQGEDSDLSLKEMTFDEWLPNLALGYRLTPKLELYANYGRTYMRPYAYVPLATTYAGNRAAFKAAGITLQNIFDEWKMETSDNFDIGCRWRGERFDFTPSIFYAKHHDLLVNAFDPRVGVNYDQNLGDATAWGAELEFNLYPIDNLVFFFNPSYTRLEFDDDFVRGTTVIQVKGNQYPDTPKMLVKAGFLWTIGSLKVAPTVKYVGRRYSTAQHTDPISAYTTADLALSYTLPRFAWCKELAVGLDINNLFDKKYIGAISASDDGDGATYNPGTPFSAIASLSAKF
- a CDS encoding chemotaxis protein CheR, whose translation is MIGSDRISDSDFARFCDFVYSRCGITLNDNKRDLVHSRLAKRLRSLGLENYGDYFELLYAGRGNEQEIVNLLDAISTNVTYFFREDKHFNFLAQKVIPALVAEPQVLGKKIRIWSAGCSSGEEPYSLAITFAENMPIEQWDFRILATDLSTNVLEHARNGVYDRERMRNVSASLLKKYFTAGRDGRRYRVDAKLTALIKFTRLNLMLDFPFKGRFDCIFCRNVMIYFDRSTQADLVRKFSFFLKPGGCLMIGHSESLTNIKHDLLYIQPSLYRKKS
- a CDS encoding response regulator — its product is MVLTDIHMPGMDGVQLLRKLKEDPMTASLPVIMITTESRDEIVSDALAMGAAGYIKKPFRPEDIKALLTGILGGESAQDDSSEPDEGDF
- a CDS encoding DUF4198 domain-containing protein: MRRKPVFLLCLVILGLGLFVRPVLAHNLWLNPDNYFPALGSTVSIGIGWGHKYPADRNDEKLKAGRLEAIQALAPDGREVELEKVSETEYRLKIDQAGAYVVTARIKPSFFTMTPEGRKWGNKQEVADADKCTNFHLEAKTVLQAGAGARDSQLTGQTLELRPLSDLAALKAGDKLVVQLFYAGQPLAGATINATDAGFVDASASKSATKDAHSAHHHPVSVVTDSQGRAELTLARAGYWLLLFSHKPPYQDTTICDQYLYNVTFSCEVR
- a CDS encoding HDOD domain-containing protein is translated as MTMMERIIAAVEEMPPFPQVVRKALAALADPDYEIANLVDILKVDQAVTVNVLKLCNSAYFGLPRKVSSLKEAVVYLGADQLRQVLLSGAASKIFDRPSEGYTVFADELWRHALATAVMAKVLREHLRIKIDENMLFTAALLHDVGKVVLSSFVIEKYRAIEKLVENRNCSFQEAEKMVLGFDHAEIGGRIAEKWDFPEAIVAAIAFHHEPERAPLEFRLLVEIVALANNLTVMVGYGTGVDGLACRGHGLLLQRFKLDEKDLEKFVLLFQMEMEKTCDIAGVGSV
- a CDS encoding response regulator; its protein translation is MSFNVLVVDDSMSMRAIIKKVIAMSGFDVGEIAEAGNGAEALALLQDF
- a CDS encoding chemotaxis protein CheD produces the protein MSLVTVGIADLKVSNNLEDTLVTYSLGSCIGLAVYDPVARVGGLLHYMLPDSSINEEKAIKNPAMFANKGIPLLFKQCYGLGADKKRMIVKVAGGSQIMDDSGTFNIGKRNYAILRKIFWKNNVMIEAEDVGGACNRTMYFQIADGRINLKISKKGMVEL